One genomic segment of Gottschalkia acidurici 9a includes these proteins:
- the mobA gene encoding molybdenum cofactor guanylyltransferase, with product MSKFGTAIILAGGKSSRMGFDKQFLKIKERRVMDIVISKLKKEFNEIIVVTNKPEYYIGFGDKIVSDIIKEMGPLSGLHVGLKNSSSKYAYFIACDMPNISIEYIRYMKKKMQEREQEPQACVTKFGNWIEAFNSFYSKDLYYGIEKHLQENKRSVNSFLQKSDTLYIEEDDARRFSPKWEMFINLNTRDELDDYIRNYSNI from the coding sequence ATGAGTAAATTTGGAACAGCTATTATATTAGCTGGTGGAAAAAGCTCTAGAATGGGATTTGATAAACAATTTTTAAAGATAAAAGAAAGAAGAGTTATGGATATAGTTATATCCAAGCTTAAGAAAGAGTTTAACGAAATAATAGTAGTTACTAACAAGCCAGAGTACTATATAGGCTTTGGTGATAAGATAGTAAGTGATATTATAAAAGAAATGGGACCTCTTTCAGGACTTCATGTAGGGCTTAAAAATTCTTCAAGTAAATATGCTTATTTTATAGCTTGCGATATGCCTAATATAAGTATAGAATATATTAGATATATGAAGAAAAAGATGCAGGAAAGGGAGCAAGAACCGCAAGCATGTGTAACTAAATTTGGAAACTGGATAGAAGCTTTTAACAGCTTTTACTCTAAAGATTTATATTATGGAATAGAAAAACATTTACAGGAAAATAAAAGATCTGTTAATTCTTTTCTACAAAAATCAGATACACTATATATAGAAGAAGATGATGCTAGAAGGTTTAGTCCAAAATGGGAAATGTTTATTAACCTTAATACTAGAGATGAATTAGATGATTATATAAGAAATTACTCAAATATTTAA
- the mog gene encoding molybdopterin adenylyltransferase gives MFRVGIITASDKGSTGQREDKSGLVIREIVEEKGYKVEKQVILPDDLDSLSNEMINMCDNLKIDLILTTGGTGFAKRDVTPEATLKVIDRLVPGIPEAMRNFSLQFTPRAMLSRATSGIRKDTTLIINLPGSPKAVRETLEYIIDSVHHGLEIMTGRDSECAR, from the coding sequence ATGTTTAGGGTAGGTATAATAACAGCTAGTGATAAAGGATCTACAGGACAAAGAGAAGATAAGAGTGGATTAGTTATACGTGAAATAGTTGAAGAAAAAGGATATAAAGTAGAAAAACAAGTTATACTTCCAGATGACTTAGATTCATTATCTAACGAAATGATAAATATGTGTGATAATCTAAAGATAGACCTTATACTAACTACTGGTGGAACTGGATTTGCCAAGAGAGATGTAACTCCTGAGGCTACTCTTAAAGTAATAGATAGGCTAGTGCCTGGAATACCAGAGGCTATGAGAAATTTTAGCTTACAATTTACTCCAAGAGCTATGTTATCAAGAGCTACTTCGGGTATTAGAAAAGATACAACATTAATTATAAACTTACCAGGAAGTCCAAAGGCAGTAAGAGAGACACTTGAATATATAATAGACTCAGTTCATCATGGACTAGAGATAATGACTGGTAGAGATAGCGAGTGTGCTAGGTAG
- a CDS encoding ferritin-like domain-containing protein produces MKKYEQAIRYAMQMELDGSNFFKEKAGQVTSETAKALFLNLSEVEMDHYNFLKRHLEKYVKSDTFEIEEMLEDVDPEIFEKRSKKEYVDAALKESDVPDITILRMAYLIERDFKEFYENASKQADEPIIKELFETLAGWEAGHESIFKEEYDRRMKEYMSLPWGG; encoded by the coding sequence TTGAAAAAGTATGAACAAGCAATAAGATATGCTATGCAAATGGAGCTTGATGGTTCTAATTTCTTTAAAGAAAAAGCGGGGCAGGTTACAAGTGAAACTGCTAAAGCACTATTTTTAAACTTATCAGAGGTAGAGATGGATCACTATAATTTTCTAAAGAGACATTTAGAAAAGTATGTGAAAAGTGATACATTTGAAATAGAAGAAATGCTTGAAGATGTCGATCCAGAAATATTTGAAAAAAGATCGAAAAAAGAATATGTAGATGCAGCATTAAAAGAAAGCGATGTTCCAGATATAACTATATTGAGAATGGCTTATCTTATAGAGAGAGATTTTAAAGAATTCTATGAGAATGCATCTAAGCAAGCAGATGAACCTATTATAAAGGAACTTTTTGAAACTTTAGCAGGTTGGGAAGCAGGGCATGAATCTATATTTAAAGAAGAATATGATAGAAGAATGAAAGAATATATGTCACTTCCTTGGGGAGGTTAA
- the fdhF gene encoding formate dehydrogenase subunit alpha, which translates to MINITINGKKYKVNEGTTVLQACQENGIDIPTLCYDDRLEPDSSCRLCVVEVEGRKNLMTSCSLKVEEGMKIETHSEKVVKARKDVLDLLFSNHPNDCLNCGKSGECKLQNYCYEYDVKKDSYKGEKRKLPIDDSNHFYHYDPNKCVLCGKCVRICGELQGSSAIALGERGFRTSVSSGIGDSTCASCGNCVSACPVGALMPKSKEKARVWETKSTLTTCPYCGVGCQLELMTKGNTVVDSKPAKGPSNNGLVCVKGKFGYPFINHPDRLKTPLIKEKGKFREASWDEAFNLIVSKIKEIKEKHGSNALGGFTSARCTNEENYLFQKLFRAVIGTNNIDHCARLCHSSTVSGLATTLGSGAMTNSINEVLDTDVIFIIGSNTSENHPVIATKMKQANKKGAKIIVADPRRIELADKADVFLQLKPGTNIALLNGMMNYIIENELYDKDYIDKRTENFEEVKEVVRDYTPEKVAEVCGVDKDDIIKAARIYAESDKAGIYYAMGITQHTSGTNMVMAVSNLALMCGNIGKENAGVNPLRGQNNVQGACDMGGLPSDLPGYQKVFKEEIADKFEKAWGVSLPREVGMTMAEILENAKLLYIMGENPMISDPDINHVKHALEKLDFLIVQDIFLTETAEFADVVLPAASFAEKDGTFTNTERRVQRVRRAIESIGDSKPDWQILIEIMNRLGYTKRYRNVSEVMDEIASLTPQYGGISYDRIETEGLQWPCLDKDHPGTKYLYKDAIARGRGLFFPVHHVGSAETADSEYPYILTTGRVLYQYHTRTMTGRVEKLNEKVPESYIEISEITANKLGIKDGEFVKVTSRRGTIDVKAKVTDIVEEGVVFIPFHFAEGAANYLTNPKIDSAAKIPELKVAAVKIEKIS; encoded by the coding sequence ATGATAAATATAACTATTAACGGAAAGAAATATAAGGTTAATGAAGGTACTACAGTTCTTCAAGCTTGCCAAGAAAATGGAATAGATATACCGACTTTATGCTATGATGATAGATTAGAACCAGATTCTTCATGTAGATTATGTGTGGTTGAAGTTGAGGGAAGAAAAAACCTTATGACATCATGTTCTCTTAAAGTAGAAGAGGGTATGAAAATAGAAACACATAGTGAAAAAGTAGTGAAAGCAAGAAAAGATGTTTTAGACCTCTTATTCTCAAATCATCCAAATGATTGCTTAAACTGTGGAAAATCAGGAGAATGCAAATTACAAAATTACTGTTATGAATATGATGTTAAAAAAGACAGTTATAAAGGTGAAAAGAGAAAGTTACCAATAGATGATAGTAATCATTTTTACCACTATGATCCAAATAAATGTGTTTTATGTGGTAAATGCGTTAGGATATGTGGTGAACTACAAGGATCATCAGCTATAGCTTTAGGTGAAAGAGGATTTAGAACAAGTGTGTCAAGTGGAATAGGAGATTCTACTTGTGCTTCATGTGGTAATTGCGTATCAGCATGTCCAGTAGGAGCATTAATGCCTAAATCTAAGGAAAAGGCTAGAGTCTGGGAGACTAAAAGTACTTTAACGACTTGCCCATACTGCGGAGTAGGATGTCAATTAGAATTAATGACTAAAGGAAATACAGTAGTCGATTCTAAGCCAGCTAAAGGTCCATCAAATAATGGTCTTGTATGTGTAAAAGGTAAATTTGGATATCCGTTTATAAATCATCCGGATAGACTTAAGACTCCTCTTATAAAGGAAAAAGGCAAATTTAGAGAAGCTTCATGGGATGAAGCATTCAATTTAATAGTTTCAAAGATAAAAGAAATTAAAGAAAAGCATGGATCTAATGCTTTAGGTGGATTTACTTCAGCAAGATGTACGAATGAAGAAAACTACCTATTTCAGAAGTTATTCAGAGCAGTTATAGGAACTAATAATATAGATCATTGCGCACGTCTCTGTCACTCTTCTACAGTCTCTGGACTTGCAACTACACTTGGAAGTGGTGCTATGACTAATAGTATAAATGAAGTTCTTGATACAGATGTTATATTTATTATAGGTTCAAATACTTCAGAAAATCATCCAGTTATAGCGACTAAAATGAAACAAGCTAATAAAAAAGGAGCCAAGATAATAGTAGCAGATCCTAGAAGAATAGAACTTGCAGATAAAGCAGATGTATTCTTACAGCTTAAGCCGGGAACGAATATAGCTCTTTTAAATGGAATGATGAACTATATAATAGAAAATGAACTTTATGATAAGGATTATATAGATAAAAGAACTGAAAACTTTGAAGAAGTTAAAGAAGTAGTTAGAGATTATACACCTGAAAAGGTAGCAGAAGTATGTGGCGTAGATAAAGATGATATTATAAAAGCAGCCAGAATATATGCAGAGTCAGATAAAGCAGGAATATATTATGCAATGGGTATAACTCAACACACATCAGGAACCAATATGGTAATGGCAGTATCGAACTTAGCACTTATGTGTGGAAACATAGGCAAAGAAAATGCAGGTGTAAATCCACTTCGTGGACAAAATAACGTTCAGGGTGCTTGTGATATGGGTGGATTACCATCAGACTTACCAGGATATCAGAAAGTGTTTAAAGAAGAAATAGCTGATAAGTTTGAAAAAGCTTGGGGTGTTAGTTTACCAAGAGAAGTAGGGATGACTATGGCAGAAATACTTGAAAATGCTAAACTGCTATATATAATGGGAGAAAATCCTATGATATCGGATCCAGATATAAACCATGTTAAGCATGCGTTAGAAAAGCTTGATTTTTTGATTGTTCAGGATATATTTTTAACTGAAACTGCTGAATTTGCAGATGTTGTTTTACCGGCAGCTTCTTTTGCTGAGAAGGATGGAACATTTACAAATACAGAAAGAAGAGTCCAAAGAGTAAGAAGAGCTATTGAATCAATAGGAGACTCTAAACCAGACTGGCAGATACTAATAGAGATTATGAATAGACTAGGATATACTAAAAGATATAGAAATGTTTCAGAAGTAATGGATGAAATAGCTAGTTTAACACCACAATATGGTGGTATAAGCTATGATAGGATAGAAACTGAAGGACTACAATGGCCTTGCCTAGATAAAGATCACCCTGGAACTAAGTATCTATATAAAGATGCTATAGCTAGAGGAAGGGGATTATTTTTCCCGGTTCATCATGTAGGTAGTGCTGAAACTGCTGATAGTGAATATCCATATATACTAACTACAGGTAGAGTACTTTATCAGTATCATACTAGAACCATGACTGGAAGAGTAGAAAAGTTAAATGAAAAGGTACCAGAATCGTATATAGAGATAAGTGAAATAACAGCAAATAAACTAGGAATCAAAGATGGTGAATTTGTTAAAGTGACATCAAGAAGAGGTACAATAGATGTCAAGGCTAAAGTAACAGATATAGTAGAAGAAGGTGTAGTATTTATACCATTTCATTTTGCAGAGGGCGCTGCAAATTATCTTACTAATCCTAAAATTGATTCTGCTGCTAAAATACCAGAACTTAAGGTTGCAGCAGTTAAAATAGAGAAAATAAGCTAG
- the fdhF gene encoding formate dehydrogenase subunit alpha, protein MIKVIVNGIGYEVPEDITVLQACQKVGIDIPTLCHDERLEPHASCRLCVVEVEGMRNLPTSCSLKVYDGMVIQTDSQKVVSARKDVLDLLFSNHPNDCLTCKKSGECKLQDYCYEYGILEGGYKGEKRSLPIDDSNHFYFYDPNKCILCGKCVRVCNELQCTNAITIDERGFDSLVSTPFRKGLENSTCVSCGNCVSVCPVGALTPKTRENFRHWDTKRTKTTCSYCGVGCQFELISTNGKIVGVQPVNGKPNDGLLCVKGKFGYPFINHPDRLKNPLIRKNGVLEEASWNEAISLIASKIKETKENYGADAFGGFSSARCTNEENYLFQKLFRAVIGTNNVDHCARLUHASTVAGLATTLGSGAMTNSVRETVDNDVLFVIGSNTTENHPVIGTQMKQAKKKGAKIIVADPRRIELADQADVFLQIKPGTNIALLNGMMNYIIENELYDKDYIDKRTENFEEVKQVVKDYTPEKVAEICEVNKDDIIKAARIYAESDRAGIYYAMGITQHTTGTHNVIAISNLALMCGNIGKENAGVNPLRGQNNVQGACDMGCLPSDLPGYQKVFKEEIAEKFEKAWGVSLSRQVGLAISEMIHGAETGDIRFLYIMGENPMVSDPDITHVQHALESVDFLVVQDIFLTETAEFADVVLPAASFAEKDGTFSNTERRVQRVRKAIEPVGNAKADWQILMEIMNKAGYNKIYLDTSEIMDEIASVTPSYGGITYERIEDEGIQWPCPTKEHPGTKYLHKEAIARGRGLFFPVEYTGSAETKSEEYPFILTTGRVLYHYHTRTMTGRVDGLNKKVPSSFIELNEVTANKMGIKDGEVVKVTSRRGNINIAVKVTDIVDEDVVFIPFHFAEGAANYLTNTELDPIAKIPELKVAAVKIEKLKESC, encoded by the coding sequence ATGATAAAAGTAATTGTCAACGGCATAGGCTATGAAGTACCGGAAGATATTACGGTACTTCAAGCTTGCCAAAAAGTAGGTATAGATATACCAACACTATGTCATGATGAAAGACTAGAACCACATGCATCTTGTAGATTATGTGTGGTAGAAGTTGAAGGAATGAGAAATCTTCCAACTTCATGTTCACTTAAAGTATATGATGGCATGGTAATACAAACTGATAGTCAAAAAGTAGTAAGTGCTAGAAAAGATGTATTAGACTTATTATTTTCAAATCATCCAAATGATTGTTTGACTTGTAAAAAATCTGGAGAATGTAAGTTACAAGATTACTGTTATGAGTATGGAATCCTTGAAGGAGGATATAAAGGTGAAAAGAGAAGCCTTCCTATCGATGATAGTAATCATTTTTACTTTTATGACCCTAACAAATGTATCCTTTGTGGTAAATGTGTTAGAGTTTGTAATGAACTACAATGTACAAATGCAATAACTATAGATGAAAGAGGATTTGATTCTTTAGTTAGTACACCTTTTAGAAAAGGATTAGAAAACTCTACTTGTGTATCTTGTGGTAACTGTGTATCAGTATGCCCAGTAGGAGCTCTTACTCCTAAAACTAGAGAAAACTTTAGACATTGGGATACTAAAAGAACAAAAACTACTTGTTCATACTGTGGAGTAGGTTGTCAATTTGAACTTATATCAACCAATGGTAAAATCGTGGGTGTACAACCTGTTAATGGAAAGCCTAATGATGGTCTATTATGTGTAAAAGGTAAATTTGGATATCCTTTTATTAATCATCCAGATAGACTTAAAAATCCACTTATCAGAAAAAATGGAGTATTGGAAGAGGCTTCTTGGAACGAGGCTATTTCACTTATAGCTTCAAAAATAAAAGAAACTAAAGAAAACTATGGAGCAGATGCTTTTGGAGGATTTTCTTCAGCAAGATGTACAAATGAAGAGAATTATTTATTCCAAAAATTATTTAGGGCAGTAATTGGGACAAACAATGTAGATCACTGTGCTCGACTCTGACATGCTTCTACAGTTGCAGGTCTTGCAACTACACTTGGAAGTGGAGCTATGACTAATAGCGTTAGAGAAACAGTAGATAATGATGTTTTATTTGTTATTGGTTCAAACACTACAGAGAATCATCCAGTTATAGGAACTCAAATGAAACAAGCGAAGAAAAAAGGAGCTAAAATAATAGTAGCAGATCCTAGGAGAATAGAGTTAGCAGATCAAGCTGATGTATTCTTACAAATCAAACCAGGAACAAACATAGCTCTTTTAAATGGAATGATGAACTATATAATAGAAAATGAACTTTATGATAAGGATTATATAGATAAAAGAACTGAAAACTTTGAAGAAGTTAAACAAGTTGTAAAAGACTATACACCTGAAAAGGTAGCTGAAATCTGTGAAGTAAATAAAGATGATATTATTAAAGCTGCTAGAATTTATGCAGAATCAGATAGAGCAGGAATATACTATGCAATGGGTATAACTCAACATACAACAGGTACTCACAATGTAATTGCAATATCTAACTTAGCACTTATGTGTGGAAATATAGGTAAAGAAAATGCAGGCGTAAATCCACTTCGTGGACAAAACAATGTACAGGGAGCTTGCGATATGGGATGTTTACCATCAGATTTACCTGGATATCAAAAAGTATTTAAAGAAGAAATTGCTGAAAAATTTGAAAAGGCATGGGGAGTTAGCTTATCAAGACAAGTAGGACTAGCTATATCAGAAATGATTCATGGTGCTGAAACTGGAGATATAAGATTCCTATATATCATGGGAGAAAACCCTATGGTATCTGACCCAGATATAACACACGTACAACATGCTCTTGAAAGTGTAGATTTTTTAGTAGTTCAAGATATATTCTTAACAGAAACAGCTGAATTTGCAGATGTCGTTTTACCAGCTGCTTCATTTGCAGAAAAAGATGGAACATTCTCAAATACAGAAAGAAGAGTTCAAAGAGTAAGAAAGGCTATAGAACCAGTAGGTAATGCTAAAGCAGACTGGCAAATCTTAATGGAGATAATGAATAAAGCTGGATATAATAAAATATATCTAGACACATCTGAAATAATGGATGAAATAGCTAGTGTTACACCATCATATGGTGGGATAACTTATGAAAGAATAGAGGATGAAGGAATCCAATGGCCTTGCCCTACTAAAGAGCATCCGGGTACTAAGTATCTACACAAGGAAGCTATAGCTAGAGGTAGAGGATTATTCTTCCCAGTTGAATATACAGGTAGTGCAGAAACTAAGAGTGAAGAATATCCATTCATATTAACTACTGGAAGGGTATTATACCACTATCACACTAGAACTATGACTGGAAGAGTAGATGGATTAAATAAAAAAGTACCAAGCTCATTTATAGAGTTAAACGAGGTTACTGCAAACAAAATGGGGATAAAAGATGGAGAAGTAGTTAAAGTTACTTCAAGAAGAGGAAATATAAATATAGCAGTTAAAGTAACAGATATAGTAGATGAAGATGTAGTATTTATACCATTCCACTTTGCTGAGGGAGCTGCAAACTATTTAACTAATACAGAGCTTGATCCTATAGCTAAGATACCTGAGCTTAAAGTTGCAGCGGTAAAAATAGAAAAATTAAAAGAAAGTTGTTAA
- a CDS encoding 2Fe-2S iron-sulfur cluster-binding protein has product MRNITLTIDGRKVTVPENYTILQAAQKLGIEIPRLCYDPNLEIVSACRICVVEVEGNPKLQTSCSILVTEDSVVHTESEKVVKARKEILQLLLDNHPNDCLTCQKAGECALQKYAYRYEVKFRDHDGAYKEAVVDTSSPYILKDESKCILCGKCVRTCAQVSDRQVLTLANRGFNTKVAADADQSFEESSCVSCNRCVTVCPVGALLDKRLTGKTRIWDGKVEPFRCKVCEYGCEFEILYKNNKKVAVRAKNPAYGRPLCLKGRLTTEFLNLDNPEAPYKKEYVDSNGKFVETSWKEALGLSEVMEKLNKLEEQKPVDEK; this is encoded by the coding sequence ATGAGAAACATAACTCTTACGATAGATGGACGAAAAGTAACAGTACCAGAGAATTATACTATACTTCAAGCAGCTCAAAAGCTTGGAATAGAAATCCCGAGACTATGCTATGACCCAAATTTAGAAATAGTGTCAGCATGTAGAATATGTGTTGTAGAAGTTGAAGGAAATCCAAAACTACAGACTTCTTGTTCAATACTAGTAACAGAAGATTCAGTAGTTCATACTGAAAGTGAAAAAGTAGTTAAAGCAAGAAAAGAAATACTACAATTACTTTTAGATAACCATCCAAATGACTGCTTAACTTGCCAAAAAGCAGGAGAATGTGCATTACAAAAATATGCTTATAGATATGAAGTTAAATTTAGAGACCATGATGGTGCATATAAAGAAGCAGTTGTAGACACATCTAGCCCATATATATTAAAAGATGAATCTAAGTGTATCCTTTGTGGTAAATGTGTTAGAACTTGTGCACAAGTATCTGACAGACAAGTATTAACTCTTGCTAATAGAGGATTTAATACTAAAGTAGCAGCGGATGCTGATCAAAGCTTTGAAGAATCTAGCTGTGTATCTTGTAATAGATGTGTTACAGTCTGTCCAGTAGGGGCACTACTGGACAAGAGACTTACAGGTAAAACTAGAATATGGGATGGTAAAGTAGAACCATTTAGATGTAAAGTTTGTGAATATGGTTGTGAATTTGAGATTCTTTATAAAAACAACAAAAAAGTAGCAGTAAGAGCAAAGAATCCTGCTTATGGAAGACCATTATGTCTAAAAGGAAGATTAACTACTGAATTCCTTAACTTAGATAACCCTGAAGCTCCATATAAAAAAGAGTATGTGGATTCAAATGGTAAGTTTGTAGAAACATCTTGGAAAGAAGCTTTAGGATTAAGCGAAGTTATGGAAAAACTAAACAAACTAGAAGAACAAAAACCTGTAGATGAGAAATAA
- the nuoF gene encoding NADH-quinone oxidoreductase subunit NuoF codes for MITINDLKKIKEETLPKVSLRGDIEGGEKIESTYRKQILLCRGTGCTSSKSDKIEERFQELLKEKGIQDEVNVVRTGCFGLCEAGPIVVVYPGGTFYSHIKVEDVDQIVEEDLINNNVIKELLYKGSIDGDKIKAISEVAFYAKQKRVSLKNCGLINPECIDEYISHDGYFALHKALTEMKPEDVIETMKKSGLKGRGGGGFPTGLKWEFTAKATGDQKYVLCNADEGDPGAFMDRSILEGDPHSVIEAMALAGYAIGSDQGYVYVRAEYPIAVKRLQIAIDEAKAKGLLGKDIFGTGFNFDMEIRLGAGAFVCGEETALIASIEGQRGMPRNKPPFPANKGLWDKPTLINNVETYANVPQIILKGADWFTSFGTKDSPGTKVFALGGKINNTGLVEIPMGTTLREVIYDVGGGIPDGKQFKAVQTGGPSGGCITADYIDTEIDFATLNELGSMMGSGGMIVMDEDTCMVDIARFFLDFTVEESCGKCTPCREGTKRMLELLEKITDGKGEMEDLDRLESLAETIKSSSLCGLGQTAPNPVLSTLKYFRDEYEAHVKDKKCPAGACQSLLEFYITDKCIGCTKCARQCPASCIDGKVKERHVINTSACVKCGACADVCPVNAVIKR; via the coding sequence ATGATAACTATTAACGATTTAAAGAAAATTAAAGAAGAAACTCTACCAAAAGTATCTTTAAGAGGAGATATAGAAGGTGGAGAAAAAATAGAGAGCACATATAGAAAGCAAATTCTATTATGTCGTGGTACAGGATGTACTTCATCTAAATCGGATAAAATAGAAGAAAGATTCCAAGAATTATTAAAAGAAAAAGGTATTCAAGATGAAGTAAATGTTGTAAGAACAGGATGCTTTGGGTTATGTGAAGCAGGCCCTATAGTAGTAGTATATCCAGGAGGTACTTTTTATAGCCATATAAAAGTAGAAGATGTAGATCAAATTGTAGAAGAAGATCTTATAAATAATAATGTAATAAAAGAACTTCTTTATAAAGGTTCTATAGACGGAGATAAAATCAAAGCTATAAGTGAAGTTGCATTCTATGCAAAACAAAAAAGAGTTTCTTTAAAGAACTGTGGACTTATAAATCCAGAATGTATAGATGAATATATATCACATGATGGATATTTTGCTCTTCACAAAGCTTTAACAGAAATGAAACCTGAAGATGTTATAGAAACTATGAAAAAATCAGGATTAAAAGGTAGAGGAGGCGGTGGATTCCCTACAGGCCTTAAATGGGAATTTACAGCTAAAGCAACAGGAGACCAAAAATATGTGTTATGTAATGCTGACGAGGGAGACCCAGGAGCATTCATGGATAGAAGTATACTTGAGGGGGACCCTCACTCAGTTATAGAGGCAATGGCACTAGCTGGATATGCTATTGGATCAGATCAAGGATATGTATATGTAAGAGCAGAGTATCCTATAGCTGTTAAGAGACTTCAAATAGCTATTGACGAAGCTAAAGCAAAAGGATTATTAGGAAAAGATATATTTGGTACAGGATTTAACTTTGATATGGAAATAAGACTTGGTGCAGGTGCATTCGTATGTGGTGAAGAGACAGCACTAATAGCTTCTATCGAAGGACAAAGAGGTATGCCAAGAAATAAACCACCATTCCCAGCAAACAAAGGATTATGGGATAAACCGACTTTAATCAATAACGTTGAAACTTATGCAAATGTTCCTCAAATTATATTAAAAGGAGCAGACTGGTTTACAAGCTTTGGTACTAAAGATTCACCAGGAACTAAAGTATTTGCCCTTGGTGGTAAAATAAACAACACAGGATTAGTTGAAATTCCAATGGGAACTACTCTAAGAGAAGTTATATATGACGTTGGTGGAGGAATACCAGATGGAAAACAATTCAAAGCAGTTCAAACTGGAGGACCTTCAGGTGGATGTATTACTGCTGACTATATAGATACTGAAATAGATTTCGCGACATTAAATGAACTTGGATCTATGATGGGATCAGGTGGAATGATTGTAATGGACGAAGACACTTGTATGGTAGATATAGCTAGATTCTTCTTAGACTTTACTGTTGAAGAGTCTTGTGGTAAATGTACTCCATGTCGTGAAGGTACTAAGAGAATGTTAGAGTTACTAGAAAAAATTACTGATGGAAAAGGAGAAATGGAAGACTTAGATAGATTAGAAAGTTTAGCAGAAACTATAAAATCATCTTCATTATGCGGATTAGGTCAAACAGCTCCAAACCCAGTATTATCTACACTAAAATACTTTAGAGATGAATATGAAGCTCACGTTAAAGATAAGAAATGTCCAGCAGGCGCATGTCAATCTTTACTAGAGTTCTATATAACAGATAAATGTATTGGATGTACTAAGTGTGCTAGACAATGTCCAGCATCATGCATTGATGGAAAAGTAAAAGAAAGACACGTTATAAACACATCAGCATGTGTTAAATGTGGTGCATGTGCAGATGTATGTCCTGTAAATGCAGTAATAAAAAGATAG
- a CDS encoding complex I 24 kDa subunit family protein — protein MEFIFDWEENEENIKQLKYVINENKNKKGALMPVLHEAQHLFGYLPIEVQRIISEGLNIPLAEIYGVITFYSQFTLIPKGKYEIGVCLGTACYVKGAQALIDEIKKDLKLEVGKTTSDRKFSLIATRCIGACGLAPVLSVNEEVYGRLKAEDVKGILEKYKNDN, from the coding sequence ATGGAATTTATATTTGACTGGGAAGAAAATGAAGAAAACATTAAGCAACTTAAGTATGTAATTAATGAAAACAAGAATAAAAAAGGTGCATTAATGCCAGTTCTACATGAAGCACAACATTTATTCGGATATTTACCAATTGAAGTTCAGAGAATAATCTCAGAAGGTCTTAATATACCATTAGCTGAGATATACGGAGTAATAACATTCTACTCACAATTTACTTTAATACCAAAAGGTAAATATGAAATAGGGGTTTGCCTAGGTACAGCTTGCTATGTTAAAGGTGCTCAAGCTTTAATAGATGAGATAAAGAAAGATCTTAAATTAGAAGTTGGTAAAACTACTAGTGATAGAAAATTCTCACTAATTGCAACTAGATGTATAGGTGCATGTGGACTAGCTCCAGTTCTGTCTGTAAATGAAGAAGTTTACGGTAGACTTAAGGCAGAAGATGTAAAAGGTATACTAGAAAAATATAAGAATGATAACTAG